The following are encoded in a window of Eschrichtius robustus isolate mEscRob2 chromosome 1, mEscRob2.pri, whole genome shotgun sequence genomic DNA:
- the LOC137759149 gene encoding olfactory receptor 11G2-like: MKISNIPNNSSTITGFILLGFSCPKEGQILLFVLFSGVHLLTLMGNGSIICAVHWDQRLHTPMYILLANFSFLEIWYVTSTVPNMLANFLSDNKVISFSWCFLQFYFFFSLGSTECLFLGIMAFDRYLAICRPLHYPTLMTGRLCTNLVISCWVLGFLWFLIPIIITSQMSFCGSRIIDHFLCDPGPLLVLTCQKAPVMELVFSTLSPLPLIITFLFIMGSYALVLRAVLKVPSAAGRRKAFSTCGSHLAVVSLFCGSVLVMYGSPTSEHEAGMQKIVTLFYSVVTPLLNPVIYSLRNKDMKKALKKFLRL; this comes from the coding sequence ATGAAAATCTCCAACATCCCCAACAACTCCAGCACCATCACTGGCTTCATCCTCCTGGGCTTCTCTTGCCCCAAGGAGGGACAGATCCTCCTCTTTGTGCTCTTCTCTGGTGTCCACCTCCTGACCCTCATGGGCAATGGTTCTATCATCTGTGCTGTGCACTGGGATCAGAGACTCCACACCCCCATGTACATCCTGCTCGCCAACTTCTCCTTCCTAGAGATCTGGTATGTCACCTCTACTGTCCCCAACATGTTGGCCAACTTCCTCTCGGACAACAAGGTCATCTCCTTCTCTTGGTGCTTTCTCCAGTtctactttttcttctccttgggTTCTACAGAATGCCTTTTCTTGGGTATTATGGCATTTGATCGATACCTTGCCATCTGCCGGCCTCTACATTACCCTACTCTTATGACTGGCCGTCTCTGCACCAATCTTGTGATCAGCTGCTGGGTGCTTGGTTTCCTCTGGTTCTTGATTCCCATCATCATCACCTCCCAAATGTCCTTCTGTGGATCCAGGATTATTGACCACTTTCTATGTGACCCAGGTCCTCTTCTAGTACTCACTTGCCAAAAAGCTCCTGTGATGGAGCTTGTCTTCTCCACTTTAAGTCCTCTGCCTCTCATCATTACCTTTCTCTTCATCATGGGGTCCTATGCTCTGGTTCTGAGAGCTGTACTGAAAGTCCCTTCAGCAGCTGGACGAAGAAAAGCTTTCTCCACCTGTGGGTCCCATCTGGCTGTGGTTTCATTGTTCTGTGGTTCAGTACTGGTCATGTATGGGAGCCCAACATCTGAGCATGAAGCTGGAATGCAGAAGATTGTGACTCTGTTTTATTCTGTTGTGACTCCACTTCTTAACCCTGTTATATATAGTCTTAGGAACAAAGACATGAAAAAGGCCCTTAAGAAATTTCTGAGACTATAA